One genomic window of Desulfobotulus mexicanus includes the following:
- the crcB gene encoding fluoride efflux transporter CrcB — protein sequence MVQKILMVALGGALGTLCRYGLSTGVHSLLGRNFPWGTLTVNMLGCFMFGLIWVMAEEKNLIPESLRIMLLVGFMGAFTTFSTFIFENSNLIHHGEWIRLMVNLAGQNFLGFMALYLGYALGRLL from the coding sequence ATGGTACAAAAAATACTCATGGTTGCACTGGGAGGTGCCCTGGGAACCCTCTGCCGCTACGGTCTTTCTACGGGCGTCCATAGCCTTCTGGGCCGAAACTTCCCCTGGGGCACCCTCACCGTAAATATGCTGGGCTGTTTCATGTTCGGTCTTATCTGGGTCATGGCGGAAGAAAAGAATCTAATTCCCGAATCCCTGCGCATCATGCTTCTGGTGGGATTCATGGGGGCCTTCACCACATTTTCAACCTTTATCTTTGAAAATTCCAACCTGATCCACCATGGGGAATGGATCAGGCTCATGGTAAATCTGGCAGGTCAGAATTTTCTGGGTTTCATGGCCCTGTATCTGGGCTATGCCCTAGGAAGGCTGCTATGA
- a CDS encoding VF530 family DNA-binding protein, translating to MTEQAKNPLHGLSLEKILTLLVEYYGWEGLYRQININCFSNEPSIKSSLKFLRKTEWARGKVEALYLSTFA from the coding sequence ATGACTGAACAGGCAAAAAATCCGCTGCATGGCTTAAGTTTAGAAAAAATATTGACCCTTCTGGTCGAATATTATGGCTGGGAAGGTTTATATAGACAAATCAATATTAACTGTTTTTCAAATGAGCCGTCGATTAAATCCTCACTGAAATTCTTGCGTAAAACGGAGTGGGCCCGTGGGAAAGTGGAGGCCCTGTACCTAAGTACATTTGCATGA
- a CDS encoding GIY-YIG nuclease family protein — protein sequence MKQIYKITYHPTGKIYIGKDSVGSHRYFGSPDMETVNDDFAKLPDDVRKDYTIRKQILWESPDCEESELSSKEVEFIRKYQSNNPKIGYNRWPKFNENT from the coding sequence ATGAAACAGATTTATAAAATTACTTATCATCCTACGGGCAAGATTTACATTGGCAAAGACAGTGTTGGCAGCCATCGTTATTTTGGCAGTCCTGATATGGAAACAGTAAATGATGATTTTGCGAAGCTGCCGGATGATGTCCGTAAAGATTATACAATCCGTAAGCAGATACTTTGGGAGTCTCCTGACTGTGAAGAATCTGAACTGTCATCAAAAGAGGTTGAGTTTATTCGTAAATACCAATCAAATAATCCAAAGATCGGTTACAACAGGTGGCCGAAGTTCAATGAAAACACATAA